One Triticum dicoccoides isolate Atlit2015 ecotype Zavitan chromosome 3B, WEW_v2.0, whole genome shotgun sequence genomic window, TGTAGAGAGCAGCGACGGCGTCACCAGGGTCGAGGAAGCCGTGGCAGCGTTCTCGTGCTCCGGAGGTCTATCCAGTGGCAGTTAATATAGGGGCTTCAGCGGGAAGGTCGAGAGGATTCGTGTAGGAATAGGAATTGGACCTGGACGCGGTAGTGAATACGATCGCTGTGCTTGTTCCTGTCGATGAACGTTCAGAAAACTGCAGACGTGGAGGGGCTGTGAAAGAGGTAAACGAGAATCGAGCAACAAAGGGCCGAGCCGAGTTCGATGTGGTTAAGGGTTTGTATCTGTGCCGGGCTGGGCTCGTCAAGTTTAGTTCGCTCAGCCTTTAGTCTTTCGGTCATCATTTGGGCCGTCCAGTTGTGCCAGATCGAAGCCTCACAGAACATTTTGTACAAACCCctaataaaaaaatacattttgtacAATCAAGCCTAATGAAAGGCTTCTTAAAAAAAGAGGATCTCTCATCAACAAAAAAAAAACTAAACAAAGAGGAGAAAAGGTGCATTTCCCTCCAAAAGGAAAACCCCACAACGATCCATCATCCTTCATCAACGGTTTCAGTTCTCACATCAGGAAGAGGGCAAACCACATCGGTTGCTACAATCACTAGAGTTACACATGGTACAACAGCAGGCAAAAAAAAAAACATTCAGGCTAGCTTGCTCCTCCAGTGCTCTGGCAGTGAAGCTCCAAACACCTGGGCCAGCACTATCTTCTGCCTCTTGTTCAGTCGGCACAACTGCTGGACCCTGCCGGTGTCACCGTTCAGCAGCCTACGCCCGTCGCCCGCGGCCTTTCTCCTAAGGGAGCAGAGCTGCGCCGACGGGTCAGTTGCAGCAGCCACTCCGTCAGCATCAGCTTCGGGTTCGTCTGCTCCCCAGTCTAACTCGTCGTCGGTCATACCTTTCGATGCCTCATTTGTTGATTCGGAGCCTTCCCGGTTATCGTCTTTCGCGGGAGCAGTCTCTGTGTGGCTGTCAGTCCCCCACCATTTCATTGTTTCAGTAGACAGGCCAGATGATGGAAATCCGTACTTGAAATCATCCATGTAGGTGGGGATGTCTTTGGCTTGGCTAAACTGGGACAGGCTTGGCGCATTTTGTCGACCTATAGCTGTTCCTGCCTTCGCACTGCCTTGTTGAGCTTTTGGCACTCCCTGGAAAGCACCTGATGATGACCTATCAATACGACAAAATTAAGGGTCAGACAACTGCTGAAAGTTGTTTATTCATTACaaccatagttaaaaaaggcgcgcctaagcgagcacttaagcgcgcctaggctctaggcgttggcaaaacgcattgcgcataactacgcttaatctgtgcataactgcgcataagcatgcgctttggtcagtaaagcgcaaggcggtggcaaaacgcacaattaacgcctagcgcttttttgaactatgattacAACAATCATCATTTGGTCTATGTATGGTTAAGAGTAATTGTAAGACGCCACATTGTACCACAAACTGGGAAAATGAAGATGATTAATAGCATTCAACAAACTCAGAAATGAACAACAATACATGAAGCGCTCTGGCCTTTGGAGGTCCTGGAGAGGGATCGTTTAAACAGAGTggccatggttaggtttacctggTACCTAAACCAGGCTACTGCTACCATCATCCAAGCCCTCAGAGAGCATATGGGCAGTCGACCCATTAACCAGTAAGAAACATACCATATGCAAGTGGCACACAGAATAATCTCCACTTGACATTGATTAGCACAAGTATCCATGTTTCAAATGCTTACAACACAAAGTTGCCAAGTGGGTGAAAGATTGATCAATCAATTTAAGGGTTGTGAGAGTAAGTCTAGtaaagaaggggagccttggcgcagtggtaaagttgttgccttgtgaccatgaggtcatgggttcaagtcctggaaacagcctcttacagaaatgtagggaaaggctgcgtaatatagacccaaagtggtcggacccttccctggaccctgcgcaagcgggagctacatgcaccaggttgccctttttttttttAGAGTAAGTCTAGTAAACACCAAGCAGAGTAAAAGTTGCACCGAGTTTGAGGAGTTAAATCAGGCAACCAATACAACTTGGACATAACTTTAAGAAAAATACAACTGGACCTAAATGCAAATCTATTGCATAGAAGTTACATGTATAGCTTCAGAGGGGGTTGTGCTTTtagactacagatagatacagctcACAAGAAGGGAAACATGCATCATCAACACTACCTTCAATATAAATAATAAAACAGTCCCAATATCTTCTCAGTGGACAGTGAAAGTCGCAAATCATTCTATGTTATTGTTGTTAGGCCTTTGATGGAGGGTATAGTTTAGATATTGGAGTGTCAAGAGGGTGTTACTTGTAAGAGTGTGCTGCTGTAAAATATCTGTACAGAGAAAGGAAAGGGTGAGCTTCCAGAGAAATCTCCTGTCCATTCCTCTCGCGAGTTACTGTAGCTCAGGCAATCCTCCAATGAAATCaacatggtatcagagcaggtTGGCGTTCCGGCGGCGGCGTAGTCCCTCGCCGGCGAGGCGGCTGGGCCTGGCGGGGTCAGGAGAGAGAGGAGGCTGCTCGTGCgcgtgcggcggcgaggcggcagTTCTGAGCGCGGGCTGCTGGAGAGGGGAGCGGCTGCGAGCGCGCGGCTGCGGCAGACGAAGAGGAGGCGTGGTAGCGTGCGGCTGCACCAGGGGACTCACGCAGCGGAGCTGTGGAAGAAGACTGCGGGCAGGTTGTGTTCTGCTGCGGGCTAGGTGCCGCTGGACTGCTGTTTCTGCTGTCTGAAGGAGTGTGTTCTGCTGTTGCTGCTGAGAAGTGCTCTGCTGTtctgctgctactgctactgctgtgcTGCTGGAACTGCTGTCTGAAGGAGCGATTTCTTGCTGGATTGAGTAGGTGTTGTGTTACTTGTCTGTTTGCCTGTGCGGAGAAGAGAAGATACGCGTGTAGTATTGCAGGGTGGAGTATTTGTGTGGTCCTTGCA contains:
- the LOC119275669 gene encoding uncharacterized protein LOC119275669, coding for MSAPPMAASAQELPPAEQAPSLALALVPQPQAQAQIKPTRVSLSYEEISKLFSLPIAEAASILGVCTSVLKRICRTHGIVRWPYRKIVSGKGDDAKNAEREKAMQLLELSKIAKQKAISSSGSLATSSSGAFQGVPKAQQGSAKAGTAIGRQNAPSLSQFSQAKDIPTYMDDFKYGFPSSGLSTETMKWWGTDSHTETAPAKDDNREGSESTNEASKGMTDDELDWGADEPEADADGVAAATDPSAQLCSLRRKAAGDGRRLLNGDTGRVQQLCRLNKRQKIVLAQVFGASLPEHWRSKLA